The genomic stretch acaatagTATATCACATAATCAAATAGTATATTCAGTTAATATGTAGTTAACTTAATCATATGAATATAATATTTCATGCATCTATgctttaaattcattttttacctTCTGTGTGAGGGATTTCAGAAGAAATACTTGCATTCTTCTTTTGGGAAGTTTTACCTATACATAAGAAACACAGaattaatatacaacatatcatccacaattaTAGATAGTTCAATTGGAATGCTATGTTACTTCTTTAAATACACGATTAACTTCATTAAATATCAATTCAATACTTCAAAACAGATATTAAATCTATACTTCATAAAAATCAATACAGTACACTATATGCTCAATTTACTTCATTATATGTacaatatttcaaaaaaaaaattagacttcACTTTTTACCTTCTGGCACATAATTACTTCTAAGCCTTTACATACATCGAGTTAGtgtatattacttcatttagcACATAGATAACTTCATTATATCAATTCAATACTTCACAACAACTAAGTTAAAGACAATAGGAAAACAGGTCAGTTGTGTTACCTCCATCATATAagattattatataataaaatagaatatgcAGTTCATTTGAATATGCAAACAATAATACAATTAAGTTCAATCCTAAAACGCTAAACCCATTCAACACAGAAaaacataatattattatttagagTTTGATAATTCATTAtcttaatttattacttcattttagtaATAAATCCTACTGTATAAACATgtcatttatattacttcattatcataatttattacttcatcttaccaatttactacttcatctaatagaatatgtagttcatttaaaTGTGCAAACAACACAACATTTAAGTTTATCCAAAACCCCTAAATCCATACAACATGGTAAATAGATTGTTCATATATAGTGTCTATTACTTCATTGTTATGTTTTATTACCTCATTTTACCAATTTACTGCTTCATAGGATTATACATTAGGGCTTTAActtcattttattaaattactACTTCATAACAAATAGTTTTTATACCTTCTTCCTCATCAATTTTTCTTCCAATAACTGTTGTCTTCTTTCGATAATATTTGAGTTCTGCATTCTCTAAAATCAGAAACAAATTTAAGAATTAGATGAAGTAAATTAAGAATAAGAAGTCTGGAAAGGTTCAAGGTCTATTACCTCCACCGGATGTTCTGCCAGAACGTAACTGGCGTCCACTGTTGGTCGACGACTTCCTTGTGTCAACCATTTCGAATGTTTGATTAATCGACGATTAATCGACTTCCTGGAAATGTTGACGATTTTAGTCCCGGTCGACGACTATCTCGTCGATTTGCATAAGAGAAACTGTGGAATCCGTcgatttgaagaagaagaagaagatagagagagaaatgaCAATGAAGAGAAACGACGTGAATTGAATGAAGCGAAAGAGAAACGGCGAAGAAAGAGGGAGAAATGAGAATGAAGAAAACGCGTGAATTGAATGAAGGCAAAAGAGAAACACAGTGAATTGAATAAAGGCGAAAGAGAAACGCAGTGTGTGAAATTTTGAAGGCGAAAGAGGTGCGCGAAATTTTGAAGGCGAAAGAGGTGTGCGAAATTTTTACCCtaaatggattttgaccaaaataCCCCTTGATTGAAGTAAATTGTCTACCTAATGAAGGAGTGAAATTAATAAAGCATGATCTAATCTCAGCCATTAAAAATTAGATCTAAGGGCttaaatttggtctctagttcggtctttaagattggatttgtgaataacgagactctatatatatatatatatatatatatatatatacattatggatataacaaataaatgaataagatcccaaaaccaaaactaAAATGTCTGGTACCTCCGACAAAAGTCCAATTATACAAATTTCTCAAAGCCTAATCTATTACAATGAGAGTGAAAGACGCACAAGCTCCGGACGTGCAATTTCAACAATCGACAGATGTCCGCCGTCGCAAGATGTCAACATCTTCCAAAAGGAAATAGTTCCtatagaaaagaaagaaactatATGTTACATACATAACTTTTACTGATATTattaaggccacccgcaacgcgtcacgcgggtggccagTATTCCGTCACGAAGGGACGGGACGGCGGCGTGACGTGTTGCAGcaccccgtctcgtccccagcccgttccgCGTTCCGTCACCCCGTGACGGTTGGCGAGATGTCTTGCCACTCGCCGAGGTGatgtggcgcgctccggcgccatgcgtgacgcccactcgctaaTTCTTCCTAATATAATTACCgttatattaccgtttttttcaatttatttatttatttttatttttttagtttataaatactcctaattcttcctcatttcacacgcaaatacacatctattcttcccaaatcatctccatttcctctccattTTTCATCTTACCTCTcatcaaaaaatgtccggcgacggaaactctggcggtggcggctccgacGGGTTctacatcaacgcgttcggtgactgggggcatgtacaatgtcctcagtggtggttccggttcgtcgacgccgggggggtaccaaccaccccattttaatgtggatgcatacgcccgtccctccgccccgaggtattcgcatggattatcccagattcgtgaggattattccgttgatcCCATTCCGGAAgaaggacgaggcggtggaggaggccgaggcggtggaagctctagggaggaggcggaggaggagggggaggatctaggccggcatccgtacgaccccaaagaaacgctggcggtgtataacgcctggatcagcgtctcgtacgatcccatcatcgggaatcaacaaccccggaagtgcttctgggaaaaagTCACCGAGGcgtaccacgagattaagccgaaggggtcccgccaccgcacatataagatgctccgcgctcactttgaccgattcgacagagaggtcaaacgattctgtGCCATCCataagaatgaagcggctcattaccaaagcggagccatgggagccgacattcttaggtcggctttgcgggtctacttcgacgacatcggcaaacaattcaaatatgtcgatgtttgggaggtcgtcaaggacgagggaAGGTGGGccggctcgacctcgaagcgcacgaagcacacggtgggtggccaatactcgtctggtgagggcggttcgggcagcgggccacaagagtttgcctcacaGGAGGTTGAGGCCCTGGCAGACGATGCCGgtgggtcctcccgtgggcgccgtcggccgcaagggagaaatgcggcgaaggcggctagagggaggaggagccgagccgaatcaagccaggcgggctcggcctcggggggaccctcgaactccttatgtccatgtacatgaccgccacaatggcggacacttcccgcatgacgcctccccaataccaagcctatcttaaCGGAATTGCgtttatggcggcacaacttggcattccgcctcctcacggcttcagtgcacctccaccgcctccgggggatgattcgccggcggagtagtttttttactttctataaaattatattttaaattatgtcatttttatttttttaggattttcattattcgtttttttatttttttgaattttaggttgtatttttattttatgttgtaattttattttatttttaatgaagcgtgttttttaattgaatttggttggaaataaaaataaaaaatgaaattgaattaatagAAATTTAAGAGACGTTTaaggacggagggttgcaggttccgttccctAGTTAAGATatgaagtaaaaaaatacagtggcccatgaatagtaatttattaatttaaggGACAGTTAAGTTACACCTTGATGACCTAGACAACTCAAATACATGAGCCTACCTAGCTAAATGAAACGCCACATCTGTATATATGTAAGGATTCTATGCTCAGAGGTATTTAATGGGAGCAGATCGAATCAATGGTCTATATGATATCTTTTTTTTGTATATAAGGGCATGAATAACGCGGAGGGCCGGGCCgaaaatcgcgagtcccggcccgtcctgCGCATAAGAGGGGGGCGACTTGCGGCCTGGACaggtcccggggccgcgtttGCGGCCTGGTGACGGTCACGGGGTCCGGCCCGGCCCCGCGTTAGGTGGTACGGGACGTGACGGAGGAAgcaatttttgccaaaaattggaagaggaagaagagggaggaagagtgaggagaggaagaagagggagagggagatggGTGACGGAGCCCAATTTTCCGATTTCTGGTGCAATTcgacgaggaagaagagggaggggagaggaagaagaggggcgGCAGATCCAGTtctctaattttcatttttttttcattttttcatttttttatgttttaatttttagttttttttttgcattttttttgttataattttgttttttttgcattttttaatttttgtttttttgcatttgtattttttttctagaacttgtaatttcttttttcaaatgaacaatttatttttccggtttcaattgttcaacgtattgcatttacgagtaaaataggttgaagttgtgaatagtgtcaatTATTAGTTGCTGCCCAGGGGTTAAAGCAGTTGGGGCCtaggccgcaactgtagaggaatgatgacgtggaggggtcttggggccggaaatggggatgGGGTTATTTATGCTCTTTCATCCATAGGATATTTTTACACAATAATGATGATCATCTCTACAAAAAGAATATTTGGTGTCAGGAGGATCAGTAGCATTAAATGCTTCCCAATTGTCTAGAAAGTGGCTATTTGAAGCAGCCTAAATAAGTAGCAAGATACCCTTAATTCACAACTCTTTTAGGATATACTCAACTCACTAACAACTTAATAACATATATACAAGGTAAACATGTCAAACTTACCTAAATTAAAGGAGGCAAATCGGGAGTCAATAAGGAGACAAATTGGGAGTCATTATGTAGAAATTGATACTTAATTGATATGTATACTTTGTACTAAAATAGATTCCTCCTATATGAAGGAAAGGAACGATTGTAACATTGACATAAGAGAAATAATACAAACCCTTCCTCTCCCAAACGCTTTATTCATAGCTCTAATATGCGTAGCCTATCTACacctctcgattaccatcgttaagatggtatcagagcaggtatATGCGGGATTGAGACTCAGAGAAATTTCATCACCGTCTCATATACCCTCCCCGGCCTTTTGATACCTGCAAAACACGTCCAAACACAATGTCAGATTCCGATAACCCACCAAAAACCAACCAACCGATAACTCTTTCAGCGGATAATTCGCTGAATTCATGAGACTTAGCCTGTCTCAGAAAAGCTAACAACCACAGCCTTCATCCATTGAATCTCTAGGCGAAGTACGTTTGGCAGAAAAACTCAATGGAGATAACTACCCCCTGTGGGTGAAGTTAATGAGAAGAGGAATTCGGGGGAAGGGTCTGTCCTCTCACTTAGACGGAGTTACAGATTCTCCCTCCCCAACGGATCTGAACTATAGTCGATGGCAACAGCGGGATGATTGTTGCTTCAACTGGATTATAAGCAACATCGACGCCAGCCTCATAAACGAGGTCTCCCAATACGAAACGGCGTTTGACTTATGGGACAGTCTTGCCACTACGTACGGGAGTGGCGCCGAACAATTCCAGATATCCAACCTGCACAGACAAGCGTACAACATCAAACAAGGGGATTTAACCCTAGAAAATCTATGGCAAAAACTCCAGGATCTCTGGATATCCATCGACACCAGACACCCTAACCCAATGGACTCACCAGAGAGCATCGAGAAGTACAACCAATACATACAGAGGCATCGGTTATACCAGTTTATCTGGGCACTGGATGATACCAAATACAGCAAAGTCAAGAGGGATATTCTCAATATGGATCCAATTCCATCAGCAAGGAAGGCATACGGCCTAGTAAGACGGGAATCCGTTAACGAGAAACTCCTCA from Salvia splendens isolate huo1 chromosome 4, SspV2, whole genome shotgun sequence encodes the following:
- the LOC121800884 gene encoding uncharacterized protein LOC121800884, encoding MRRGIRGKGLSSHLDGVTDSPSPTDLNYSRWQQRDDCCFNWIISNIDASLINEVSQYETAFDLWDSLATTYGSGAEQFQISNLHRQAYNIKQGDLTLENLWQKLQDLWISIDTRHPNPMDSPESIEKYNQYIQRHRLYQFIWALDDTKYSKVKRDILNMDPIPSARKAYGLVRRESVNEKLLTLDSEIGVGLAVYDRSRTFTPQFNPPPRHPNHHKDEDKSRLICSHCGGKNTPDILAFISMDSRSGGKK